The genomic segment CGACTCATCGGCGACGCCCTCCGGGGCGACGCCAGCCTGTTCGCACGTCAAGACGGTGTGGCCGAGGCGTGGCGGATAGTGGAGGACGTGCTCACCGACCGGTCTCCGGTCGTCCCATACGACCGCGGAAGCTGGGGCCCGGCTGCAGCCGACAAAGTGCTCGGGTCGGACGCCGGCTGGATCACCCGATGAGCGGGCATGACGTGCTTTTGGTCCGCCACGGGCAGACCGAATGGAGCATCTCGGGACGGCACACCGGACGTACCGACGTCCCGCTCACCGAGTTCGGACGCCGCCAAGCCGAGGCGCTGGCGGCCATGATCGGGGTTGCTCCCGACGCTCGGATCCTGTCGAGCCCGTTGTCCAGGGCATGGGAGACGATGGAACGGGCCGG from the Acidimicrobiia bacterium genome contains:
- a CDS encoding histidine phosphatase family protein, with the translated sequence MSGHDVLLVRHGQTEWSISGRHTGRTDVPLTEFGRRQAEALAAMIGVAPDARILSSPLSRAWETMERAG